AAAACTACAAATCTGCTCCCCCAACCCTttaatgtgatataaaatacctatatacatgtatattgttttttgtGTGAGTGCTTGTTAATTACTAGATCTTCCCcccatttattgttttttcatgCGTGACTAGCTTTTTTCTGTGATGATCATTGTAACAAACCTTCCCATGCTCAAAGCTTGTGCTAAACTAGAAAatttatgtgatatgataatactGAAACCATTTGTtgatgtttgtttacatattcaTGTGCATGTACATTGAAAAACTTTACGTTGTTTATTCAGATAGCATTTTGAGTAGTGCTAAGGCTGGAAGACTCAATCCAGTTGAAGAATTTACTCAAATTACAAGATTATAAATGCTAGATAGGGGAAGAAAATCCTGTTCATTTTGAGTCAAATTCTGAACTGTGATGTTTTGTTGATTACTAGGTGCTTTCAGAAACCATTCACACATAATTTGTTGACTTGTTAATCTTCAGAGGTAATAGAAAATGTCTTTTTCATTTAGGTCTCTCAAGTTCCCAAGATTAAACACTTTTTactataaaaagatatattatattgaatgaaataataaGCCTTGGATTAATCTTATCTTAAATTGGTAATAAAAGTTAAGCCTTTTCAACTTGAGAATTTATATTTCATCTCTTCTACACTTTATATTACACTGAAGATTAACAATACTTTGTTTCATAAATGTTGACGTAAATGGCAAAACAACCAATGACATTCACCCCATCATCATGTTTATGTCTCATTTTCATTGTATGGATTTCTATGTAATAGAATATTTCACTTGTACTCTGTAAATAAATGGACATCGCACAAATAGTAACACCAGTGGGAAAAAATTATTCTAACAGACTCGCCTCAAAATTTGACATTATGATGCTTTATGCTGGAGATTGCTTAAAttccttcttttctttttttataaattaaaatgtttaaatgtttgattCTAACTCtgtgtgaatttttttaaatgtatttttaacatCTTGACTGTACAGTAAATCTGAACGTGCTCATTTTTTTCTTGGAATTACTTAATCTTGTCTGTTTGGCTGGAGAAGGTTGTCAAAATTAGGTATGATATATCTACCGAGTCCATTGACACTGTGTGTAGTAGTCGTGCTTCTTCAATGTTTTAAAGTACTTAGTGTGTCGTCCACATTGATCTCATATAAGTGTAAACCCACTGCCTGTACAGATGTACCTTACTGACGTTTGATTgagaatatatatattgtcatgtttgaataaatgctatagttatattgtattgtaattattttgttatatatttcattttttgctacaattttcaaacatgtagtatgtgttatatatttatcattaaaagttggaatttttcaaaatttgcaatttCATAGATATAATGTTCTGTTGTCCCATTTTCGATATgttgttaaaaacatattttgaaatagagaaaaaaaaaccatttttcaCTTCTCTTTAGGTTTTATGGGAAACCTTTAGGTATATTTGAATGtgttatcaaaatatcattttaaaatttcttaattgaccacaagataaattcttaggaaagttaaaaattgtaaaacgcctatcttattaaaatacaaaaaaaaacagcaaaCAATGAACAGTACTTCTATCGAGAGGAGGCATTAACATTTTGCTTTTCTAAACTTCTAGAACTAAACCGTCGTATCATATCAAAAATACGGATTGTTTTAACAAGAGGTCCACATGCGTTGACTAACATAGACCACAGACCAGCAGCAACCGATTACCCGCGTGAATCAagtggtttttaaaatatacatgtttatgtttACTTTGTGGCCATAtttatcacccccccccccccaaaaaaaaataaataaataaaaaggcaGAACCCCTGCCCCATGGGCAGTGAATTTCGCAATTCAAGAAGAGGACATTATGGACATGCATACACGATTAACAATACATTTAGTTTACCTCCCAGGACTGAATgtacagaataaaatataaaattttattcatttttactatGTAGCCATTTTGCCTCCGCCCAAGTGTTTTAACCCTTGACACAGGAgccacgaatttcacaatttaggtataGGGTTTTATgaatatgatattatttatttagtttttcttacatttttaagAGAGGTAGAGAAGAATGTTTTAGGTTCAATAGATGAAAACTACTGGCTCCCCTCTACGCtctgaaattgaattttttcccATATGTGCAAGTGTAAACaacaagatttttttgaaatttttgaaaatggggttttttttgttgtttttttttgtttgcatatTTGACCCTATCCATCAGGACTTGGAGATggttagctgcaggtctgtataGCTCcctgtctgaaaaaattcggatggacgacctgggagctacagtgcctcccattgTAACAATCTGCTATTTACGGCGcactaaaaaatatatactgacCTGCAGCTAGGAGATGGTTAggtaataaattacattttagattcctcttatactaaatatgcttttaaaatgttaacaatTGACCttttagttttcaaaaagaattttaaaatgtaaaattggtAACTGACGACGGACGAACACTAATAGCAATTGATCACCAGAGTGACTCAGACCTAAAATGTTACTATACAAGTAATATATAAAGCTTTATACATTTAATCATTTACATTAGGCAACGAAATTCCTCCAACTAAAATAATACTTTCTTCAAATTTctgcaatatttttaataaactcAAGTTCTGAAAACAGTACATTGAAGTTTAATGGCCGACTTATGCGCatttataaatgtaattatCCGAATATATTATCCACGCTGCTCTGGTCGACACAGTGGAAGGATACCTCCAGATACTTGTTGACACCACTGCACGGCTCCCCAAACACGCTGCTGTCAGCAAACAGACTACAGCGTCTGTATCCGTTACACGACCACTTAGCATGGTCTGTGGACGAAGGAGCATGACACGTCAGCGACCCGACATGATGCGATGGACAAATCACATCGCTTAGTCTTCCATAAACTGCGGAGAGAATTCGAATGGCTTTTCCTGGTCCACATTGGATGTATCCCTCCTGTCCTTGACACAGTACGAAAGACTGGCCTGTATATACACacataaagaatattttttgaattgttCCTAAAGAAACGGACACCTCATTTGTATCTAGATATTTTGCTAACCTGAAAAGGTGCTTTGAGAATCTGGATGAACTAATTGGGACGAAGGCGTTGAATTCACACAATTACACGGTGCTGCAAGATGAGTTTGTGTCTGTTtatgaaagaaatgaaaacgggagtatattctatatattcatacACGTATAccaattaaatgaattaaatagtCTTTTATCAATATACCTTAAAGTAAGCTGTGATAGAAGCTGTAGAAGTCAAGCTTGGAGAACCGTGGTCGTAGGCGATGACGGCTAGTTCCAGTTTCCCACCCAAAGCAGACGACAATTGGTCAAAATGTAGTGTGGAGACAACCCGGATTGCTCCAGTGGCATTGTTGATGGCGAAATGTGTGTCCAAATCGTCGGGCCGAGGCAGGATGGCATACGACACGATGCTGTTAGGATTCAGTGGCTCATCATAGTCCACTGCCTGCAAATGTCTTATACAGTATTGATAATAATATCGTAATAGAAacgtgtttttttgttttttttgtttttttttttacagttttaataGGTTTGTTTATTAGATaggatattttaaaatctttggcTGGCATTAACCGACTAACCGACTTTGAAGCAGAAAATGAATTTgaggtatatatatacatgaacttGTATTCTGTTGTGCGACGTGTAATATTCGTGTAGGtttttatagtctgtcccaagatatttttgctgcatatttttttgaattattcgatatttataaatacctcctgattcagacgatgttcattcaatatagtatgaaaaaaattccccaagattttcattttgaaacggcccctctagcttgtcaggtttcaatacacggctaaaaatagaaagtctacaggggttttgcattgcatcagccataatacagcccggatgataacatggaaaattgtgcgaggtattccgagtgacttccgaatggagaaaagatgccAAAATTACCATTATAAATacgtaagaaatctgttttcgttcctgtgaatttttacgagtgAAAATTGATAATGgatgaatgaagttatctttgAACTTTTCCCTTTCATTGATtccaattgcacttctttcacaggtatgtgtatttttattaaaaatcgtctaaatatgcagcataaattTCTTGGGACAAACTTATAGAGAGACAGCATTCAAAAACTTGCATGCACTGAAATGTTGTCCGATCCTgatattgattttgaattttcagtAATTCCAAACTCATACTTTGAATGCATGAATATGGGAGCATTGTCATTTAGGTCAAAGAGGGTGATATTCACGGGAGCAGACGACACTTTACCCCCTCCATCGCGTGCTTCTACTGTAAAATGATACACACTCTGTCGCTCTCTATCCAAACATCTGGTGGTGTTACATGCGACAAATATTTGTCCATTTTGTGAGGTAATACTAaagctgtttaaaaaaaaaaaacaaagccatttttttcattcaaagttCCAAAAATACATGCAAACCTACAAGGTTGGGTCATTTACTTTGAAATGTGATCACATACttttaaatacattgataattttacaattacTTACAATTAcaattgcatttattttttcaaatgtaattgatTACGCTTATTATGATAATTACCTATCAAtaactttagttttatttttcaagttcatttattttctctCATATAATGTAACATGAGGTGCAGAAGAATTATATATACAAAAGTATAAGAAAAGCAGGATTTACAAAACAGAAACAGTAAAagtaaacaatgaattatatatatatatatttaaaaaattatgagaaCAAATACACGTTTTATGTACAATAACTTTGGTTCTGAGCAAGATTTTCTCTTTAGTGAATGTTTGTTCGCGTAAATTTGTTTATTCAAAAAGTACAACTTTTGGCAGTACAGCCCACCAGTATGCttatataaaataacaattactATAATTCATACAAATGCGATATTTAGActaccttaaataaaaaaattttgggAGTTATTGGTTCATAACTGATCAAAATTAGACCTTTACCTACTGCCGAAGgcaaataagataaaaataagATGAGAACTTTTGATTAGTTGACTTTCGATGAGTTTTCGTGTCCGGTACCGGAagagaaataatattaaaatcaaccactgctttaaagaattttaacaATTGCATACTGATCTCCCAACAGTTTAGCTAAAATGTTGTAAGCATCGTCTAATGATCTGAAGTTTGACAATGGGATTGGATAGGACTTTTACACTTTTTATCTATTATGAAACTTATAATGAATACTTGGCCCAAAAATCTGTATTTTAAACtatcttttaataaaatttaattataatttgaatATGATGTAATTTAATCCATATTTATAGTCAAAGTGGCACACATACATGCACAACCTCGTTAAAAATActctgtgggtttttttgttgtctttttataaaataaactaaAGCTACTAAAACATCATAACCATAGACAAACGTACATATCGGAGTTTCCTTTCAACGAATAGCTGATTTCTCCAAATCTTCCAGTGTCACTATCGATAGCCTTTGATTGATAAAGAAAATAAGATGAACGGATTGTCAATTGTAGGAAATTTATACAATGAAACACAagcataatatatttttcatctgaGAGCATACATGCAAATTAAGTCGAACCAAGACATTCTGGTTAAATTATAGAAATTCATATGTAATGCGCGATCTTTACTGTATTTCAATCACCTTAATCAATTTCGCGAGACTTGTAATTTACCGAAATATGCGTTCCCTTTAATAGACTGTCTTTAAACTTTAGACCAATGATTCGAGAAAACtatgatttgcaaaaaaaaaaatgaataaaagaaatataaatggtGCTTTGACGCAAAAATGATTTATCGCAAACGAAACTATTTAGTCCACAGCATTcaaacatacatgcatttacaGGCATTTAttcgggggtggggggtggggggtgcaCGTATTTcgtgttatttttaatattaattttgattaacaCATTTTACCCGTGTATCACCAATTACGGTGCCGGACGCCAGGTTTTCAACAACAGAGAATCGGTAGCTACTGTAGGTAAACTTGGGGTAAGAGATGTTTGTTTCATTGACGTGAACAATCACGTGACAATAGCTGGTCAGACTGGGAACACCTCTGTCTTCAGCTTTAAGCTGCAACACATTacaaagtgaaattaaaaaaaaaaaatcttaaaaaatacatagacttgatgtattttgaatttaaatgttaTTATACTTATAacttaattctttaaaatctcTACGGAAATTCCAACTAAAAGAGCAAATCTtcatttttagatataaagCATTATGAAAAAAGCAGACAAAGAATGTGATAAATGGCCATACCGTTAGATTAATCAAAGTCTGTACTCTATTATCAAATTTGAAACCATTGACGAGTTTCAGATGAACATGTCCAGTTGAATCAGCAACTGAAGGCGAAGCTGTTAATCCAGAAAAACGAGTTACGCCATCTCTTTCATACACTGTTAAGTCGATAATGCCATTTTCTCCCTACAATGCAAAAGACGCAACCGAAATCACTTGAGGTACAGTGtagtatataataaataataataagagcTAGGTTTCTGACGAATGTCGTTAATTCTTATCACTTgcatatagaaccattttaacaaggccttggactttcagtagaatgtaacttttttttttttgcaaaacaagTGAAAttacgctggtttcaagcgaaatatacccCGACTGCGTAGTCTTAACTCAAAAGCCAAACAAATCGTtttgatttcagagagccatggctgagtggctaaCAATGAATTTGACAGGCCTACGTCAGAATGCTGTTTGgaacaactacccaaagtccaagctcttgttaaaatggttcttaaaCTTATGATGCATTGTATTTGTTTTGGTAATGAGATTGGGCCTATTTATACCCGTTAAACTAAAACAACAGAGGAATCTAAGTTGATACAAATAAAGTTGAACggtaaagtttaaatatttttccaaattgCCATTGTGAAATGTAAAGTTGTGAAATGAATAATTCTTGTTTTATAACATAATTCACTCCAATCTTGTCGGTTTTCCTCCTTATCGAAATGTTGAGCGCATCCACTGAGAGTTGATGCATTTTCTTAATTATGTGCGGGTCGCGTGTTTGAATTAACATTCTCGTCATTCTGGCAATGATAATACTGAATAGTCTATATTTTCACATCAGTTAAATGCGAGCAGACTGTATTTATCAGTGGATAAATACAAATCTTAAAACAATTCGCATCAGGATTTTTATTCCTTAATAGCATTTGGCTTAAATTGACCATTgtctttgattttcttttcctCTGTATTGTACCTGATCATGATCTTCAACCATCAAACCTCCCGGGATAGAAATGAGAGTGTCCGTCACGTCTTCTTGTATAAAGGCATTGACGTCAGATCTGGTGAATGTCGGGGGGTTGTCATTTACATCTACCACGACTAGAATCATGTAAGTTGTAGACTCGGTAAGGTTGCTTGGATTGGATGTCACCTCAGATGCCTAAAATCACATTTATGTAAAAGGTGGACTCTTTTTTTCTGTAAGAATTGCCCCTATTTGTGTATCCAGTCTCATTTTCATTAGTaattattgaacaattttgaaattttccatatgatttttcataatttgttttggtgtagacaaaaatatatacaatataatgcTATCTCTACGcgtaaaaatatacaaatcacTTTGATTCCCTTTTCAGAAGAATCAACGTTATATTGTATTGAAGCATAGAGGGTTTGTTGATAAGTAACGATATAAACTCGGAGTAACTCTCGGAAACCATTCATATTAGGAAGAAATATATGCTCTTCAGTGCACTAGAAACTTCGAGATTGTGAGGGAGAGATGTAAAACATTGAACACACTTTTATTGTTACGTTGCACCATCCATTGTGTCTTAGATTAAAATGGTCGTCTCTGTCAAGTATTGCTGATGTATACACATCTCCCGTTGTTCCGTTTATCATCAGAAATGGCATACAATCTCCTTCAGATATTGatagataaaacaaaagattaaaTGGTGGCAATGTAGATTCCAAGTGGTACACAAACACAAATTCGTTTTTTACTCTTCATCCTAATTCATTATGATAAATTATGCTCACCCGCTATTAAACTGTAAGTAATATTGTTTTGGATCGAAATATCGCCATCCACTGCTAATACTCTGTAGAGCCATGTTCCCTAGTAAAGTTCGTTTTGATAATTAGAAACAAAAGGGTTATGTGCCGAAATGTTCACCCGAGTCCAAGAACATAGATTTGATTAATTAACCGAGAATTGctattaactgaaaaaaaaataccaacttAATTTGcttagaaatttaaaatttctaagCAAATTaagttggtgtttttttttttttatagtttcccGTAATTTTTCTACAGAGTTCTTCTCCAGGAAATTAGTAAACTCTTAAAAAGCCCATAATTATCTAGCCCTCTTACGTCTAAATTTTAgaacaataatttctttaaataatttcacAAGTTATATGAAATTCGTTGATGGTCATGTATggctttatttaaaattaagggGTGATTTTGGACCGTCAGTgatcaatttgaattttttaagccAAAGAATCCATATCAAGTTTgaatataactacatgtaccatttacTAGCATTTCACAtgctatttataaaaaattatgaagaaataaactaaaattaaaatgtttaaaaatgccTAAACTTCTAAACGTTTTATCATTGcaaatatacaagtaaataattatacacTCAACATTTTTTCCTCACATTTCTTGTACAGATCAgacttgaatttttaatttttagtttttgcAGTATTCAACCTAACTCAAAAGAATAATTGACGCGTTTCAATTAACACGAAAATATGTGcagtttcttttttatcaaaatctctttaaatttgatttgttacatctatataacaaaaaattgctaTTAAAGTTAacgaaaaagataaaataattatatgattaaGACCAGTGTACCAATGGTTGATTCTCCAATACATATGAAATATGAGGCAAGCCCAGGAAAAATGGTGGCGTATCGGAGACGTCCTTTACAGTGATCAACAGCTCTGCCGTGCTACTTAGTGAAGGATCACCAAGATCCTAGAAATATACCGTTTTATgacattaaataataaaataaaaataaataaagaaaaaatcgtTCGGGATTAAAATATAGAAAGGTAATGCGGTAAGAGACATATAACTGTTAATTATATTCAGATGCAAACCAAACATTAGTAttagtaataataataaatgtattcttgcaactgtcatgttgtaaatttttaatttactggGAGTGTGTacggtatattgaaccaatgtgaACAAAACATGACACGAGTTTTGTTTACCATTTATATAAGAATTAGGAGCTCTatatcttgcttttaactctACAACTGACACTCTATTTGACTGATGGTAGAAATGAATTACTAAaccattttaaacaataaaagttGATAAAtcgaatttgaccaaaatcgtgatcatgccctTTAAATACATTTCGTGTAGTgtggtttgttaattatttatttgtgACACGATGGCGGTGTTTTTCTTTGAAGTTTACCATTTTGTATTAGCAACACAGTATAAGGCTAATGGGGACGAAGCTATTTGCTGTACTGTATTAGCTGATAAAACGTTCTGTATTAGCCAACTGTTCTGTAACAATCTAAAAATCAATGCAACAATCAGTACAACAGATTTAATTCTAAtgtcaattttaacaaaatcaatatgcaaataatattcaaaactaCTAAAATGCACGTAGCAAGAAAAGGAGTATGGTTCCTTCTCAATAAAAATTTCCCAAGAAAATACGTTTTTACATTCAGGAACACAGCACAAATTCCACTGACAGTTGTTTAGATCCAaacgaaaatgaaaactgtttttCCGGGCAAGACGTTTTTGCGTCGTCATCTTCAGAATTATCCGATTTTACCGAAGATACGCCATTTTTCACATTCAAGGCCCATTCTGtattatattttgtgtttcGGTTTTCCTGACCTTCAATAAGATTTCTTCATTCCTTATCGTTTACGACTGGTCCAAATATAGAGACTGTGTTTTCTTTCACTTTGCTCTTATGAACATCAAAGTCCATAAATAGTCATAATATCCCCGCAATCAAAGTCGATTGAACAGTTATCTGCAGCGCCCGCATTCGAATCTGCGCAAAAACGAAGAATTTGAAACACTTCAAATACGTGATGCTCTGTCTCTATATCTCATCTACCTCGTCCGTTAGGAAATCAAGAGAGCTCATGTCCATCTTACCCTTGCTGTGGTAAAATCTAAACTGATACAGTCTCACGTACGAAagccgaatagggccacattaaaaaatatttttatctcgtaataacgagtaaattatctcgttattacgagaaaagatctcgtaattacgagaaaagatctcgttattacgagttatttatctcgttattacgagaaaagatcttgttattacgagttaattttctcgttattacgagaaaagatctcgttattacgagataattttctcgttattacgagaaaagatctcgttattacgagttaattttctcgttattacgagaaaacatctcgttattacgagttaattttctcattattacgagttaattttctcgttattacgagataattttctcgtttttacgagaaaagatctatataaagtggtgcgtttctgaaaagaatttGACTGGCTCACCCTTTTAGTCTATCTTTTTCATTACAGGaacgttgattcaattttgattgatatttaagaataacaacgatcattattcattaatttctacatatcaaaatgattggatttgacattttatcttatatgaataaaaggaaagatcttcatgtaattttactattcaacttatatatattataatcccactccgaagtaaataccaggtagtccTATAGTCGTAAAAACACAAATCTATTagttacagataactttaatGACTATATAGTTTTAGTCATGGATAAGGATATACAGGATTTacccgaatttgtgttttatatgttcatacacaaccttcatgtacattgaaaataattgattaaatatattaacattctggagtctgaaaacaaattacacgtatcctttttaattattgatatatagttcaatgaatttattaatcaatctgctttgctacttcttctgaaatttctttaaaactgcttaGTCCGATTTAATATCTATTTATgcgtacgcttttaaacgatgattatgctaagtatgtgtatattaatagacattgcagtagttcatacactttacataaaaagaatagaataatgaaacacgccat
This portion of the Magallana gigas chromosome 7, xbMagGiga1.1, whole genome shotgun sequence genome encodes:
- the LOC105319194 gene encoding cadherin-related family member 2, whose product is MPFLMINGTTGDVYTSAILDRDDHFNLRHNGWCNVTIKASEVTSNPSNLTESTTYMILVVVDVNDNPPTFTRSDVNAFIQEDVTDTLISIPGGLMVEDHDQGENGIIDLTVYERDGVTRFSGLTASPSVADSTGHVHLKLVNGFKFDNRVQTLINLTLKAEDRGVPSLTSYCHVIVHVNETNISYPKFTYSSYRFSVVENLASGTVIGDTRAIDSDTGRFGEISYSLKGNSDIFSITSQNGQIFVACNTTRCLDRERQSVYHFTVEARDGGGKVSSAPVNITLFDLNDNAPIFMHSKYEFGITENSKSISGSDNISVHAMDYDEPLNPNSIVSYAILPRPDDLDTHFAINNATGAIRVVSTLHFDQLSSALGGKLELAVIAYDHGSPSLTSTASITAYFKTQTHLAAPCNCVNSTPSSQLVHPDSQSTFSGQSFVLCQGQEGYIQCGPGKAIRILSAVYGRLSDVICPSHHVGSLTCHAPSSTDHAKWSCNGYRRCSLFADSSVFGEPCSGVNKYLEVSFHCVDQSSVDNIFG